The Brevibacillus humidisoli DNA segment TTTTTCAATCCGAAACGAATCGTTGCAACCTCTGCTCCCTGCTGATCACGGATCTGGATCGGTACTTCTGTGAACTCCAGCCGCTTGTCAAGACCATTGCGGAACAGGACAACGACTTTCCAATTGCCCTCGTCAGCGGGGAGGATGTCGAGTGCATCCAGTTTCACTTCCCCAGGGACAACAGACATTTGCTGCTCAGCTGATCTCTCTTCATAATGAGCCAACGCTTTCGGGTCCATTGTATCTGTTGGTCCGACAGCTGTGGTAGTTTTTTTGCGCAGTGGAGCGTCAAATCGGAGAAAGAGCGGTTCTCCCTGTTCAGGTATCTGGCGAAACTCTTCCCAGCGGAACAAAAAGTCCGCTGCCCGACTCGTCCGATCACCAACCGTACCGAACTTCATCATGTCAAAGTTCTTCTTGGCCATGACCTCTCCTCTGGCATTGACGAGGGAAAGCGGCAGCTTATAAAAGGCGACATCCCGCTTGCCAGCATTGCGGATAA contains these protein-coding regions:
- a CDS encoding SLAP domain-containing protein — its product is MSWLLENWFGGKESLEQVREEIKDYAQKEVYLGVSGLENPEQSSNRVPPQELFLALHGPWEKKLEENEAEFLQFVHDELPPVVRDEVGIISFFAAPTTQGYLVLTFIRNAGKRDVAFYKLPLSLVNARGEVMAKKNFDMMKFGTVGDRTSRAADFLFRWEEFRQIPEQGEPLFLRFDAPLRKKTTTAVGPTDTMDPKALAHYEERSAEQQMSVVPGEVKLDALDILPADEGNWKVVVLFRNGLDKRLEFTEVPIQIRDQQGAEVATIRFGLKNLRVDPNSSLIWGFDIPAESINKPGVNPAECTAYIPDPEPKKSLRTKRRSRGMIQ